In Vigna radiata var. radiata cultivar VC1973A chromosome 3, Vradiata_ver6, whole genome shotgun sequence, the following proteins share a genomic window:
- the LOC106757491 gene encoding protein DMR6-LIKE OXYGENASE 2, with protein MSPAMALNEQRSKDDAAEEQIEYEKGVKHLCEKGHIRAVPKKYILPVADRPTKTVKDSNVLNQNLQLPIIDFAELLGPNRSQVLQSLANACQQYGFFQLVNHCISDDIVRSMIDVSGRFFDLPLEERDKYMTTDMGAPVRCGTSFSQTKDSVLCWRDFLKLLCHPLPDFLPHWPVSPLDFRKVVGSYAEETRQLFLVVMEAILESLGIMEKEEKRSVMEEFENGSQMMVANFYPRCPEPELTLGIPPHSDYGFLTLLVQDEVEGLQVQYQDKWVTVQPIPNAFVINVGDHLEIYSNGKYKSILHRVIVNEVKSRVSVASLHSLPFNTTVKPSPKLVDEDNPKRYMDTDFATFLAYVSSQEPNKKDFLDSRKLL; from the exons ATGTCGCCTGCAATGGCACTAAATGAGCAGAGGAGCAAGGATGATGCAGCAGAAGAACAAATTGAATATGAGAAAGGAGTGAAGCATCTGTGTGAGAAAGGTCATATTCGTGCGGTACCTAAGAAGTACATACTTCCTGTTGCTGACAGACCCACCAAGACTGTGAAAGATTCGAATGTTTTGAACCAAAATCTTCAGTTACCCATCATTGATTTTGCCGAATTGCTTGGTCCAAACAGGTCACAAGTCCTTCAATCCCTAGCCAATGCTTGTCAACAGTATGGATTTTTCCAG CTGGTAAATCATTGCATCTCGGATGATATTGTGAGGAGCATGATAGATGTGAGTGGAAGGTTCTTTGATCTGCCTTTGGAGGAGAGAGATAAGTACATGACAACTGATATGGGAGCACCGGTTCGATGTGGGACCAGTTTCAGTCAAACCAAAGACAGTGTGTTGTGTTGGAGGGATTTCTTGAAACTCCTGTGCCATCCCTTACCAGATTTCCTCCCCCATTGGCCTGTTTCACCACTGGACTTTCG GAAAGTGGTTGGCAGCTACGCAGAAGAAACCAGACAATTGTTTCTGGTGGTAATGGAAGCGATCCTAGAGAGCTTGGGAATAATGGAAAAGGAGGAAAAAAGGAGTGTTATGGAAGAGTTTGAAAATGGGAGTCAAATGATGGTGGCGAATTTCTACCCACGATGTCCTGAACCGGAGCTTACCTTGGGTATACCCCCTCATTCTGACTATGGCTTCCTCACACTTCTTGTGCAAGACGAGGTAGAAGGCTTGCAAGTTCAGTACCAAGACAAATGGGTCACCGTTCAACCCATTCCCAATGCCTTTGTAATCAACGTCGGTGATCACTTAGAG ATATATAGCAACGGAAAATACAAGAGCATATTGCATAGAGTTATAGTGAATGAAGTTAAGAGTAGAGTATCGGTGGCTTCGCTTCATAGCCTTCCATTTAACACCACAGTGAAACCGTCGCCAAAACTCGTTGATGAAGACAATCCCAAGCGTTACATGGACACAGATTTTGCCACTTTTCTTGCCTACGTATCTTCCCAAGAGCCAAATAAAAAGGATTTTCTCGACTCAAGAAAATTGCTATGA
- the LOC106756930 gene encoding RING-H2 finger protein ATL64-like — protein MNSYVTPLVISIVGIVCSTVAMAVYLCIILLRQVVRTHNAQRILLRRVVRTHNAQRRDNTSCVKSEGIQQEILNKIPVFSISTTQTCSSSAIAIHLNQNIECSICLGQWEDEDVVRLLPSCNHVFHKSCIDAWFMHHANCPVCRSPVTSDCELALPMASQNADA, from the coding sequence ATGAACTCCTATGTCACCCCTCTTGTTATCTCCATTGTTGGCATAGTTTGTTCTACTGTGGCAATGGCTGTGTACCTCTGCATAATCCTCTTGAGGCAAGTCGTTAGAACTCACAATGCACAAAGAATCCTCTTGAGGCGTGTTGTCAGAACTCACAATGCACAACGCAGGGACAACACATCTTGTGTAAAGAGTGAAGGGATCCAACAAGAAATCCTTAACAAAATCCCAGTTTTCTCAATCTCTACAACACAAACATGTAGTAGTAGTGCCATTGCCATTCATTTGAACCAAAATATTGAATGCTCCATTTGCCTTGGACAGTGGGAAGATGAGGATGTGGTGCGGTTGTTGCCTTCTTGTAATCATGTTTTTCACAAATCCTGCATTGATGCATGGTTCATGCACCATGCCAATTGCCCAGTTTGTCGATCACCAGTCACTTCTGACTGTGAGTTAGCGTTGCCAATGGCTTCACAAAATGCTGATGCCTAA